GGTTGTGTGGAGCTTTGATTGGGAATCGCTGGCGATAGCCTTGCTAGGCCACGGGCCGGCATGACGACAACGACGTCTTTAGGCGTTGTTCCCCTCCTTGGAGGCGTCGTTCCGGCGTTGACCTCTCCTAGCACCAAGAACCCTTTGCTTGCAATGGGTCATTGGTGGATTCCTGCAATGTCTCCGAAGCTCTACAAGCCTAGGGTGTTTTGACGAGGCCTTCACTGCCTTGGTTTCGTTCCTTGCTCTACGATGGGTGTTCATCACTCTTATCTGGTTATTGTTGAGTAGAGTCGGAGCTGCTTCGCTGTAGGGGTGCGACGAAGCTTGGCAATGATGACACAATGCAATCTCTTTATTGGATTATTGATGCTAGTTGTGAGTAGGATTGGTTCTTTAGTAGTTTAGGCTGATGTCCTTCGTGGGTATCATTTTTATTTGTTCATTTTGGCGTTGGAGTAGCATCGCAATGAAGTCGAAGCTGCTGTGGCGCTTGGGTGGCAAGCTCGGCAATGATAATATGTGTATGTTGTTGTGTCGTCTCTTTGGCAAGCTTGGACGACGTCTTGTGTCAGGCTCCGTCGCGGTAGTTTAGGTTAGGTTACTTGTTGGTGTGGTGTCGTAGTTGTGGTTTTCGCTTAGTTTTTCCTAATTACCTGAGCATTGTAAGGTTTGGTCctattttcttcttaaaataGAATATCTTCTTCTTAATATAAAACGTCGGCAACAGCCTGaccgtttgaaaaaaaaagaccatgTGCAGAGATAGCATCCTTTCAGTGTATACCATCTCTCTCGTCAAAGCATGGACATTGCTTGTAGGGCAATGCACATTGGACACAGCACTGTATTTGGATGCCATCTCATCACTATCGTGGAACATAAGTAATGTGCCAAAGCTACAGCAAAGTCTAATTGAACAGATGCTGAGCCATAATAATGAGATCCCCGGCTTGATCAGCGGTGGATTCATGAAGGCGTAGGTGGATAGGTGTGGCACGTAAATATCAGAGCAATTATTGCGAGCTTGTGATGTGTCCAATGGAGCAATGCTGAAGGTGTGAATGATATCTCAAGCTTACATTTTCCTAGATTTGGTGTCACATGACTAATTCGAgctaaggatttttttttttttaaaaaaaaagtagaaattCTTGCCGATTTTAAGATATGGAGGATTGGAGGTTACATATTTTTTTGCAATTGCAACAAATCATCGCTGCAGCTAATAAGGGAGACTCCACCGACAGATACGGTTAACCTGGATGCAGACGGATTTGCAACGCATCCATGAGATTTATTTTGTTTAAGTATTGTTCGCACGTCTAGCAATTCCAGTGTTTGTCCTGTCCATGTATCATTAAAGACATTAAAGACGAGAATTAGCGCATCGATCTCGATTTCTGGGGGAGACCAAAATTTTGCCTGATTTTCTGCTGTTTGGCAGAGGGAAGAAGACAATATGTCTCACCTTTTCAGGAGTGTTTCTTTCCTTGGTGCACCCCGTATTTTGCTAAAGATGTTCACTATTTAATCAGGCAGATGATATTTGTTTCATCAAGCCGTTTAGTAGTACTAGATGACTAGAAGTGATTGCTTCTGAAATGAGGAGGTGACTATTAGGGACTACTAGCTTGTAGCCAAATGAAGGGTGTCCGAGTTTAAAGACGTCAATGGAAAATAGAACACCTCTGTTTATTTCTAGCAACTAAAAATGCACTAATTGATTAGATGCTTTAATGCTTATATTAAGATTCAGGCCTATGTGATAAAATGGAGGAAGATCCCATGGAACAGAGGAGAGAATTTGATACTATCGTCAATCACTCAATCTAGGAGCCTGGTCCATCTGGAAAAGGCGTAACGATCGAGTGTTAAACTGACGACagtgaaacttttttttttttggcggggTTTTGATTACGGCAGTGAAACTTGGTCGATATTACAAAGACAATGGGCGAAAGAAGCATAGCGGTTGGCGAACGTTGCAGTTCCGTAGCTACTTCTGTAGCCAGTGATAGCCCTAGGTTGCCTTATATGTTGCAAGAATCAAACTAGTGCAACAAGTTCCTTTCcccctgctttttttttcctgttccgTTGTAATTAGCAATCTTTACTTTCTTAATACAACAAAGATGCGTAAGTTTTTTTTCGTATTCCTGAAAAGAAAATGTAGTTCTTATATGAAGTTGCATgaaaatatatgaatatatagatGAAGCCACAAAATGAAGTGTCTTAAACTCTTCTATATCATTGAGTTTGTCATATTTCAACAATTTACTATTGACTTTATCtttttctacaatataccaGCGACTTTATCAATTATTCTACAATACATTATTGGGCTGGGCTTATTTTTCAATAATATCTAAAATACCCTTATAGACATATAaggttaacaattgatttataccattggaagttttaaaaaatatataaaaacttGTATGTGGCATCCTTGCATAGTACAAAAGTTTGTATataagttttaattttttttttcatttctattttttaaaataacttatttgttggtatataaaatattttttgtgttgttgtttttaatgtaaattatttttcatatgcaacataagatatttttctattatcttTTGTGTAAGCTATTTTTCTCTGATATAccatacaaaaatatttttttttctaagaaaagaccaaaaaaattgaaaattatgTACATACTTCTTTGTTGTGTGAGGAGgccatgtaaaaaaaattcatattttttCGATACTTTCTtatgagataaattaaatattaaccATTTATGTCTATAAGgatattttgggtattttttagAAAGAGGCCTATCCCAATAGCGTATTGTAGAGCAATTGATAAAATCATGGGTATATATTGTAGAAAGAGAAAATATCAGTGGCAAATTGTTGAACTGGGATAAACTTAGTGGCATAGAATAGATTCTCTGTTAGGGAAAAGACTAATACGTAAGAACGATACAACCAGTTATCCATGGGAGTGTGCACAAACACAAAACACAAACATTTTAGTGATATATTGCTTGCGTCCTCGAGATGATTGTTACTTGCCAGATACATTTTAGTGATATATTACTTGttccgtgtttagttgttttggaaaaaaaaattgacgtatacgaacacacatttaaaatattaaatatagactaataacaaaacaaattacagattccgcctgtaaactacgagacgaatctattaagcttaattaatccatcattagcaaatgtttactgtagcaccatattgtcaaatcatgatgtaattaggctcaaaagattcgtctcgtaatttacatgcaaatcgtgcaattggttttttcgtccatatttaatgtttcatgtatgtgtccaaacatttgatttgacggaaaagttagaaatttgaagGGAAGTAAACACAGCCTTGCATGATCGTTCTATACACCCGCGGAGCTGAGTTCTTTCCCacttttcccaactcacctttCTCGTTTTCCATGCGTACgcatttcaaactgctaaacaatgtgttttttgcaaaaaaaaaattctttatgaaagttgttttaaaaaaatcatattaatccattttttttaaaaaaaagtttagttaatacataattaatcatgcaataatacgTGGGCCGTTTTGCGTGCCGGGTGGAGGGTTTCCAACCTTTTATCTCGAACACAGCCTAACTAAGCTAGTGTTCTAGCCTCAAAAGGAGTATCTAAAATAAGTGCAGAGTAAATCGTATGTATCCTTTCCCGCCCAGCTAATACACCGTTTTGGTGATTTGACCTTGGAGTCACATGACGAACTGTAAGCGAGCTTAATAGGTGCACTTTAATTTTCAGCTATTCCAATAGTGCTACAATTCACATAGATCACACAATTAACGCCAAGATACCCACACCATGGACCCATCACATCTATAATAGCGAAGTGAAATAACCTTGTCGATCACCACATGTGAAAATGCCAAGCACACTGCTGCGAGGAAATCGACATACTCGTTGGGTTTCATGCATTATATTCTGAGTGATTATAAAAACGTGCTGGCAGCCCAGTAACAGTAGTAGCCGAGAGCACCATTTTTGTTTTCTCCTCGATCAATGAACGTCTTTCATCACCGACACAAAACACACAGCCGCCATCGATCCTCACGTGCCTCTACCACACAGATTGCCAGATTGGTGCTTGATTGTTAAGTATTATTATTACTGCGTGATAACGTGCGTACCACAAGGTTAATTAGGCTAAGAGCAAAGATAATAATAGCGCTCACTTCCTACTATTAATGTatcttaaagccaacatatataatggATTAGCTATAAGGCTAGCTATaactttcttcttctctctatctctcacctatgcatttaatgtatttaATTAGAAGCTTGTGTTAAGCTAACTTTTACATTAGAGCCAAcatccttgatttttttttatcgctATTCTTCACGtaagctcactattatacttgctctaatagaGTAGTACTGCTAAggctaaggccctgtttagatgggactaaaacttttaagtccctatcacatcggatgtttgaaaattaattataaatattaaacgtagactattaataaaacccatccataatcttggactaatttgcgagacgaatctaatgagcctaattaatccatgattagcctatgtgatgctacagtaaacattctctaattatagattaattaggcttaaaaaatttgtctcgtgaattagcttttatttatgtaattagttttgtaagtagtctatatttaatactctaaattagtgtctaaagacagggactaaagttaagtccctggatgtaaacaccacctaaatacGACCTGCTCCACCGGGGGCCATCCCTGGTAAACAGCTAGAGAGTACTAAGCTATGTACAGTGATCCTGACCTACACGTACGTCAAACGTTTCAGACCACCACGGCGCCCCGACTGGACCAGCAGCGAACACAATGTGACCAGCGGCGaaaccccctccccctcccccacatGCACGCCAATCCCCTCACCGCCACCACCATGCCGTGTCACATGCCCGCTTCCCCGGGCTACCATCCAAGCCTCCACCGTGTATATAATGCGGTGCCATGGGTAGAGCCATTCCACACACACTGACCTGCAAGCTCGCTGGGCAGCTTACACAGGGGAGTGAAGTAGagtgagtgtgagagagagtgagtgagaatGGGTGGCAAGGCCGCTCTCCTGATGGCCCTGGTGGCCATCAGCGTCGTCCTGGAGGCCAGGGCGGACGCCGGTGGCTACGGCGGCGGGtacacgccgacgccgacgccggtgaAACCGGCGCCGAAGCCGGAGAAGCCGCCCAAGGAGCACAAGCCGCCGCACCACCACGAGCCCAAGCCGGAGAAGCCACCCAAGGAGCACAAGCCACCGGCCTACACGCCGCCCAAGCCGACGCCCACCCCACCCACGTACACCCCGACACCCAAGCCTACGCCACCGCCATACACGCCcaagccgacgccgccggctcACACCCCTACTCCCCCGACGTACACGCCGACCCCCACTCCACCCAAGCCGACGCCTCCCACCTACAAGCCACAGCCCAAGCCGACGCCTGCGCCTTACACTCCCACTCCCACACCGCCAACATACAAGCCGCAGCCCAAGCCGACCCCGCCACCGACGTACAAGCCGCAGCCGAAGCCGACTCCCACCCCCTACACTCCCACTCCGACGCCGCCATCGTACAAGCCGCAGCCGAAGCCGACTCCCACCCCCTACACTCCCACTCCGACGCCGCCATCGTACAAGCCGCAGCCGAAGCCGACTCCCACCCCGTACACTCCCACTCCGACGCCGCCATCCTACAAGCCGCAGCCCAAGCCGAACCCGCCACCCACGTACAAGCCGCAGCCCAAGCCAAACCCGCCACCCACGTACAAGCCGGCGCCGCCAACCTACAAGCCGCAGCCTAAGCCGAACCCGCCACCCACGTACAAGCCGCAGCCTAAGCCGACTCCCACTCCCTACACTCCACCCACGTACAAGCCACAACCGAAGCCGACTCCCACTCCCACTCCCTACACTCCCACGCCCAAGCCGAACCCGCCGCCAACCTACAAGCCACAGCCCAAGCCGACTCCCACGCCGACGCCGTACAAGCCGCAGCCCAAGCCGACTCCTTCTCCCTACACCCCCAAGCCAActccgacgccgccgacctACACACCGACGCCAACGCCGCCGTAccacaagccgccgccgtcctacacccccggcccgccgccgccctactAGTTGTGTTCCGCCACTCTCCGTCACGTTCCGACCAAAGGTATAGTACGCCCAACACTTCAGACGCTCACGGTTCAGTTTGCACATTTACTTATTTTCGGAAAGATTTTTGAGTCCGAACAAATTTAAATATAACTAATATTTTTACAATAAAAATTTCAGCATAGATTCACTTATCaacataaaattttatattgctTATTAATTAACCTGCATGCATGGACGAACGGATATCTTGAATAAGTCTCTTAAAAGCGGGTGCTTAATGGCGTACTCTGTTTGTTTTCTGTCTTTGCAGGAGGTGACCGACCGACCAGAGTTGTGCGAGAGGCCAAAGAGGCTCTTCCTTCCGTGAAGATTGCTGTGCATGCCGAGCTGCGCTGCCTTTAATTACCTAtagctaattaattagctagggCCAATGTTGCGAGGAGAATAATGCATGCTTGAGTGCCAATGTTGCTAGCTCGCTCCCTCTCTAGATGTGATGTGTATCATGTGTTGTGTGTTGCTCGAATTTGTACTGTCTAGCGTACGTCGATCCCGTGGTGATTTGTGGAGTATGGTATTGTTGTGTTACGGTATAACCAAAAATAACAGCGGAAATGGAAGTAAAAGCTGTTTTCGATCGTCCCAGCATTTCTTCTTTCCTCTATTCCTGTTCTTTCGCACCGTGCAACCACGAGAAATTGATGATTGCATGCATGTCAGAGAAGACTCTAAACTTTACTAGTACAAATTGTACTGATAATTAAACTCCACACAGTGACATATAGAGATTTCACTTGAAATaaatagtacttcctccgttttcgTATAACACCCGTTTCAAAGATATTTGAtactgtttgatcattcgtcttattcaaaaaatttaagtaattatttattcttttcatatcatttgatttattgttaaatatatttttatatacacatagttttatatattttataaatatttttaataagacgaacggtcgtGCTGCTActgcgtcaaatattttaaaacggagggagtactccccCAGAACGAGCCACAAGGGTACGACTATCACAATTGGTGACGCCATTATAAAAATGCAATAGTCTCTGCATTTGCAGGTgcagcagcatgcatgcatgcctgagCAGCCGTGAGCTGTCACGCGTTGCTACAGTCTCACTCGCCGCACAGCACACAGGTACAGCGACCGCCTCTGCATTTGCAGGAGGACGCCCATACGGCTGTGACATCAAAGCTAGCCTGCGCTCCAAAACTTCAGGACCAGAAACAATGTCTGTTTGCATCTCCATTTTCGACGCAGGCGCACACGTCGGTCCGATAGACTTTGGAGTGCAACAAGAACTCGAAAGACATAAGCAGAGTGTAATCAAGCATATGGTTTAGTGCTGAGTTTTTCATTTCATATAGCAAGGGCATGTTTATTTCGCgaaataaaatttttttttgtcacatcgaatatttgactGTATATCGGAAGAGGTTTTcaaacacgaatgaaaaaactaattttataactcgcctgaaaaccacgagacgaatcttttgagcctaattaagacgtcattagcacatgtagattactgtagcacttatggctaatcatggactaattagactcaaaagaatcGTCGcgcgatttcctccctaactgtgtaattagtttttcttttaatctatatttaatgcttcatgcatgtatcaaaagatttaatgtgatgtttttgggaaaaacttttGGAGAAATAAAGGGACCTAACAATAGCAACGTTAAGTGATGGAACATGATGAACAACGAGAAGAAAATCCACTGTGTCACTCTTGCGCAGTGGCGGATTTAGAAAGAAATAGTAGTTGGGTCTAAACAAATTAAATAGAGTTACAATGTCCCCACCCatctatatataataaaaaaatttagcgGTATCTTCGTGGGGGCTCTCATAGTTTTCACGCCAGTAGTGGAGGCTCGAGaccccgccgcccccgtgctaGATCTGAGAGTGAGAAATATATATGCACTCGCAAGCAAACTGAGAAGCTTGCAAGGACGTGTACTCTACACGATCAATCCTCCTTTGCAGTAGCAAACTGAGAAGCTTGCAAGAACAACGGATTGCAAGCTGGGCGATGAATTGGTGGAAGGTGGTGTGTGGTCACAGTGATGTTCGAAATCTGAAGCAATGAATTCGACGAAGGGGGAGAGAAAGCGTGCAAGGACATTGGTCGGTAGAATAAATTGGCTTGCAGTAAAAGAAGATCACGTGATGGCGCATGGCCGCATGGGAGAACTTATGGTCTTTTGATTCCAAAGGTTTCAAGCGCTTTGTTGTGAAAAGCTGAAAAGGTGAGGAGAACAAAGAAAATTTAGATCTGGtttagtttccaattttttcttcaaacttttaactttttcatcgcatcaaaattttcctacgcacacaaactttcaatttttccgtcacattgtttcaatttcaatcaaacttctaattttagcgtaaaCTAAGGCCGGGTTTAGTtacaaatttttttcttcaaacttccaactttttcatcatatcaaaactttcctacacacacaaactttcaacttttccatcacatcatttcaatttcaataaaaattctaattttgacgtgagcTAAACATACCCTTAAAAAGATAGTCGTCATATTACTTCAAGGAGAATATACTACAgtagtatatataggagtagttttattttagataatgagtATATAGGAGTAGTAAATTATGGAAATGGTAAGATATAACCATGTTCAGTGTTCTACTTTTCAGTAGCCTCTCACAGGGTACACAAAAACAAGGAACCACCAACATTGTACTTGAGATGGTTAATACTCTAAAATCTAGATAAAACTTGGGAACAAAGAGAGGCACtaacattttctttttgttcttttgATAAAACTGGTGCGTAGCCATTGCACATGAAGCTCGttttattactactactactactgctactactcAACTTGATTATAGAACTTGAATATAATGTTGGGTTGTTGTGATTATCTCCCGCGGTAATAATTTTTTTCCACTGAACGAGGCAGCGCAAGCCAGAATGCACATGTTCATGAGATAAGTGTCAGAGGGGATGGATTTAGTATTTGGAAAATAGCTTATGCCGATCTGAAAACTACTCAGATTTTCGCTCAGTGGTGGTGCACGTCGCTGgtctttttttcccatttcCTCGGTTCGTGGCTAGCAGCCTCTTGCCCTCTTCTAGTTCACACGAAACTGGTTAGTGCACTATTTTTCAATGTATCCTCCACATGGGTTTGTCGATGGATGTCAGATATCCCTGGAATAAACTTCAGAGAAAAAGttatttttgcctcccccaTACCTCCTCTTTGGCATGGAAAGGCACACACGGGCAAAATAAGAGGGGTGAAAAAGGAATGCACAGATGCCAAAAATCCAGGTTTATGTCGCGGTGATGTTTACTAGTTGTACATGTTGAATTACAGGTGCATTTTAATTTTTCAACTGGTTTGGAGCATAAAATCTTACAAAACTTTCAATCAATTAATATAACCCTTTTTTGAatgaaataaaaagaaagacaaagatattagaaaaaaaatataaatctaaaAACAACAGTTgtaaaatctaattttaataTACTGTAACCAAGTACAATGTAACCAAGTATAATTACTATGTAACTAACTGTAACTACAAGTCGAGTCTACATGAATACGAATGTTGATATAAAACCTTACGGACGAAAAACCGAAACCCAAAAAATCTATAGTAAGTGAAATAGCAACTTTATACTAAGTCAAAAACAAgatacattaaaaaaaacaaagacagCGTGCTAGTAGAAAAATCATTGTACTAGTATATCATACTTCCTCTgttaaaaaaactaatctatATATTCTAGTACGAGAGATGTGATATATTAGCTCATTTCTTTTCTTAGACTGAGGGTGTAGGTAAAAACATTGATTATGGGCTACTGCATTTCCATTGAGCAAGGGCcaaggggaagaggagggaaCCTTGTGCCCGGGTGCGTGAGGACATGAGAATAACCTATAGGGTAGGTTTCAGTAATGGCGGTCTTAACCGGCCTGAAAATTTTTATCAATTCCTGCCTGGAGATAGATCTAATCCCATTTGAAAAATCCAAGGACGGGTTAGTGGTACAGTAGTTAAGTTTACTGGCGCAGTTTCTACCTCGTGAAGTTGTCATCACTCATCAGCTGCCCAGGCAATGCAATGCAGAACAGCTGGCTGAAGGTATGATGTTGATCCTTTCCtccaaaaagaagaaaaaaaaatgaaagctcTAGTACAACAAATAACTACGGAGTACTATCATCATTGACCCACAGTGTGGAACTCAGTATGGATCAGAAGGATCCAGAGAAGCCAAAAAAACAACAAATGCTACGAGGGCTCCACATCACATTGACCACTTGAagcggcctctctctctctcacacacacatgtTGAAGCCCAACTAATGCTCACTACGAACAGAGCAATGGTTAGTGGCAGTAATTAAAGTGCAGTAACAGTATGTCAGTATCGCTATGCATCGTATCAAACAGCTTCACCTCCGTGGGCTCTGAGACGCGGGTAGCCGAGCACGGCCGCCACGAGCCAAAACTGGAGCGAAACACAGCTGCCGAACACGAACGCAAACTTGTAATCAGCGCCAATTTCTTCGATCTTCTTTACGAACgcgtaaaaaaaacacacaccaaTATGCTATAGAAAAAAGTTTTAGTTACACAACACAATCAACCAGAACAACTTATAtcagagaaagggagagaaaaaaaacttaaactTAGAAACTAGGGTGGCTAAACACGAACTACAAACAGCGAAAATGAGCCGAGCCACAGCTGCCCAATTTCTTCAGTCACCAGCGTCACTCACGTCCACGGACCACGGTCCGCCGCTGATGATGATAATGCCCGGCATTGCAGGGGAGATCGGGCAGCtgcaagcagcagcaggaggaggaggatgatgagCCGGGCCCAGGGTTTGACCAACCACGCATCGAGCAAACTGGCCGAGTGCCGACACCGCGCGCGGGACCGGACTACGTGGTCTCTCGTCTATCCAGAGCGCGGAACCAGCCGGCCGATGCGACGCAGTGACCGGGCGGGGCGGCGATTAAAGAAGGTTTCAGAGTACTAAATTATAATCGCAGATAAAATTATGGGTGCGATGCGGAGAATGAAGCGAGCTGAGCTGATCGACGATCTCACACGATCGGGTTAGGTGGCCACGGCGCCCAATCAGATTAGATGGGTCATATGGACGTACGCTGCAACTTGGGGATGGCCGGCCCCCTTTTCCCCTGTCCTTCACCTCCCTCTCTATACTTGCAGTTTCCTGTTCGGGTTTTAATGTTCCTCGTGTTCTTTTACGTGCGTGCGTCTAGGTTCATCCAGGGCAATCGATTCGAAAATCAATCATTGATGACCCGACAAGAGCTAATTATCAGATCGATCGATGATGGATGATGGGCATGGATGGCCGGATGGGAGATGGTTATCTATCACCAGTGACTACGTGCAGCGCGGTGGTGTGGCACTGTGGGGTACTCTACAATTCGACGTGTTTGGGCCTTatttagattctaacttttcttttcaaactttcaactttttcgtcacatcgaatttttctatacacacaaactttcaacttttccgtaacatcgttctaatttcttcaaactttcattTTTAACATGGAACTAAACATAGTCTTGGTCCGGTAAATTGTGAAGATGTGCTAAAGTCTCTGCTTGATTTGCTCGAATGGATCTCGATGGGCAAACTAGTTTTTGTGTTAGGAACGGCCTAAGCTAAGGAATCAATCTAAAGCTAAGAGCCTAACACGCATGCTGTTCCATGGATCTATTATTGGGGAAAACAAAAATGTTTCAGATCTCACTGTCATGAGAAGACCAGATCCATCCATCTAAAGCACCAAGCGTACCTACCTTTTTAGGTTGACCTTACCAGCGGATTAACGCCG
This window of the Oryza sativa Japonica Group chromosome 4, ASM3414082v1 genome carries:
- the LOC4335818 gene encoding extensin, with the translated sequence MGGKAALLMALVAISVVLEARADAGGYGGGYTPTPTPVKPAPKPEKPPKEHKPPHHHEPKPEKPPKEHKPPAYTPPKPTPTPPTYTPTPKPTPPPYTPKPTPPAHTPTPPTYTPTPTPPKPTPPTYKPQPKPTPAPYTPTPTPPTYKPQPKPTPPPTYKPQPKPTPTPYTPTPTPPSYKPQPKPTPTPYTPTPTPPSYKPQPKPTPTPYTPTPTPPSYKPQPKPNPPPTYKPQPKPNPPPTYKPAPPTYKPQPKPNPPPTYKPQPKPTPTPYTPPTYKPQPKPTPTPTPYTPTPKPNPPPTYKPQPKPTPTPTPYKPQPKPTPSPYTPKPTPTPPTYTPTPTPPYHKPPPSYTPGPPPPY